The nucleotide window AAACCAGAATCTATCTGAGCAAAAACTGTAGATGTGGTTTGTTTTACAACATTTACTTTTGCTAAAAACACACCAGCTTCACTTACCAAGAATTTACCAGGCTCAAAAGCTAGTGTGAGTTCTTTGCCATAATCTTTGCAAAAGAGATTAAAGCGTTTAGACAATTTTTTGCCAAGTTCTTCAATATTGGTTTCTATATCTCCTTTTTTGTAAGGCACTTTAAAACCAGAACCGAAGTCAATAAATTCAAGGTTTTTAAAATTCTTTGCAGTTTCAAACAAAATCTCACTGGCATACAAAAACACATCAATATCTAAAATATCACTACCTGTATGCATGTGTATACCGTTTATGGTCATGTTTGTATTTTCAACAATACGAAGCAGTAAAGGAATTTGATGAATTGAAATCCCAAATTTACTATCTATATGACCTACAGAAATGTTGGTATTACCACCAGCCATAACATGTGGATTAATTCTTATACAAACTGGGATTTTTGGGTGTTTAGAGCCAAATTGTTCTAAAATAGAAAGGTTATCGATATTAATTTGAACACCTAATTCAGCAACATTTTCAATCTCTTCTAGCGAAACTCCGTTAGGAGTATAAATTATATCTTCAGGTTTAAAACCTGCTTTAAGACCAAGTTGTACTTCTTGAATAGAAACTGTATCCAATCCAGAACCCATGCTATTAAATAGTTTCAGTACAGATATGTTAGAAAGAGCTTTCACGGCATAGTTAATCCTTAAGTTGTTTACGGAATTAAAAGCTTTGGTTAAGCGCTTGTATTGTGCTGTAATTTTCTCAGCATCATATACATAAACTGGGCTTCCGTATTCTTTAGCAATTTGTAATAACGAATTGTTGTCCATTAATTTTTTTAATAAGAGCACAAACATAGAGTTAGATAAGTTATAATAGAATTTATTGTTGAATATTTACTAATTTTACACAATAAGTTAAATAATTAACAATTTTAATTCATAAAAGCGTGAAGACTATTGCCTCTTGCGTAGAAAGCATTGTATTAGAACAACCTTTTTTAGAAGAAGGTCTGGCAAAAGAAATTATTAATTATTCAGCACTAGCAGAAGCCTTGCAAGATGAAGTGTCTAAGCAACTAGGAAAACCAGTAAAAACTGGTGCGATTATGATGGCCTTGCGACGCTTTAGAGATCGTTTAGCGGTTAGTAAACCATACTACAAGTTAGATGCTTTACTAGGTCAGTTAGGAGATATTACGCTACGCTCTAATTTAAGCGACTTTACCTATAAAAATTCAAATACCTTAATAGATAGTCAGGCCGCAATCCTTACAAAAATTAAGAATAAGAGTAATATTTTTTACACATTTACAAGAGGTATTCAAGAAAGTAATATTATTATTTCGAGTTCTGAAAAATCTTCGGTACGTGAAAGTTTTAAGAACGAAGAATGCATTGCTGTAAAAGAAAATTTATCTGCAATTAGTCTCACCTTACCAAAAAGCAATACGACTGTTGCAGGTTTGTATTATCAAATTTTAAAGCGTTTGGCATGGCAAAATGTGGCCTTATACGAAGTGATTTCTACAACCAATGAATTTACAATTGTCGTTGAAGATGCCTATGTAGATAGTGCATTTTCTATTA belongs to Winogradskyella sp. J14-2 and includes:
- the lysA gene encoding diaminopimelate decarboxylase, with the translated sequence MDNNSLLQIAKEYGSPVYVYDAEKITAQYKRLTKAFNSVNNLRINYAVKALSNISVLKLFNSMGSGLDTVSIQEVQLGLKAGFKPEDIIYTPNGVSLEEIENVAELGVQINIDNLSILEQFGSKHPKIPVCIRINPHVMAGGNTNISVGHIDSKFGISIHQIPLLLRIVENTNMTINGIHMHTGSDILDIDVFLYASEILFETAKNFKNLEFIDFGSGFKVPYKKGDIETNIEELGKKLSKRFNLFCKDYGKELTLAFEPGKFLVSEAGVFLAKVNVVKQTTSTVFAQIDSGFNHLIRPMLYGSQHEIVNISNPKGRERFYSVVGYICETDTFANNRRISEINEGDILCFKNAGAYCFTMSSNYNSRYRPAEVLIYKGKPQLIRQRETFEDILRNQLEIAM